Below is a genomic region from Vibrio cortegadensis.
ATATAACTGTGGTCACTACTCAAACCCTGAGATGGATGCGATTGTTGAAGCGTCGAACTCAGAAACTGATGCAGCGAAACGTGCAATGATGCTGAAAGGTGTCGAAGCAACACTTTATAAAGATGCAGCATTTGTACCACTACATTGGCAGAGTGAAGCTTGGGGTGCGAAATCTAACGTAGGTGCAGCTGCGGTAGTTAACCCAATGGTTATGCCTTACTTTGGCGACCTTGTAGTTAAGTAATCTTTATTACTTGCTAAATAAGAGCCGTCGACTTGGCGGCTCTTTGTTTACTCTTTGTATACCCTCTTATTTCAGTCGGGCGGTGTATCATTTTAAAGGCTGAATTATATTTTCTAGCGATAGAAATACATGGATAGTTAAGGGGCAAGGAATGTTTACGTTTCTGGTCAAGCGCCTGTTTCAGGCACTGATAGTGATGTTTGTGATCAGTTTGGTGGCGTTTTCCATTCAGGATAATCTGGGTGATCCGTTACGTGAGTTAGTTGGGCAATCTGTTTCTGAGTCAGAGCGTCAAGCTTTGCGCGATGAGTTAGGCCTCAACGATCCCTTCATTACTAAATATACTCGTTTCATTGGCGCCGCTGTTCAGGGCGATCTTGGCACATCTTATTTCTTCAAGCGTCCAGCCGTTGACGTGATTTTAGATAAATTAGTCGCGACGCTAGAGTTGGTATTCGGCGCAGCGTTGATTATTGTTTTTTTATCGATACCTCTTGGTGTATATACCGCCATCCACCCAAAGAGTTTTTTTACCAAAGTCGTTATGGCTGGCAGTAGTATCGGGATCTCCGTGCCGGTATTTTTGACCGCGATTATGCTGATGTATGTCTTCTCTATTGAGTTAGGCTGGCTTCCCTCTTTTGGACGCGGAGAAACGTACAATTTATTGGGTTGGGAGTCTGGTTTCTTTAGTCTCGATGGTCTTGCACACTTAGTGTTGCCGTGCATTGCGTTGGCATCGATTATGCTGCCGCTGTTTATTCGTTTAGTTCGTTCTGAAATGTTAGAAGTGTTGAGCTCTGAGTATATAAAATTTGCTAAAGCGAAAGGCTTGGCTCTGAATAAAATTTACTATCAACATGCTCTGAAAAATACGCTGCTTCCAGTGTTAACGGTTGGTGGTGTGCAAATTGGTACCATGGTGGCTTATACCATTCTGACCGAAACCGTGTTTCAGTGGCCGGGTACTGGCTTCCTATTTTTAGAAGCGATCAATCGAGTGGACACCCCTCTGATCACTGCTTACGTTATTTTTGTTGGGCTTATTTTTGTGGTGACAAATACGATTGTCGATTTGTTGTACGGAATTATTAACCCGACAGTTAATCTTACAGGTAAAGGAGCATAGTCATGAGCAATACTCAAACTGCCGTTGCCCCGTCTACTTGGGAACGTTTTAAACAATCAGATTTTTTATATTATTTTTTACGCGATAAAGTGGCGATGTTCAGTTTTGCCATTTTCTCTATCTTTTTGATTATGGCTCTCGCGGCACCACTCGTGGCACCGATGGACCCATATGATGTGACTTCTATTGATATCATGGACTCCGAACTTCCGCCTTCGTGGATGGAAGAGGGGGATGAGCGCTTCTTGCTCGGAACCGATGAACAAGGCCGTGATATTCTTTCAACTATGCTCTACGGCTCTCGCTTGTCGTTAACGATTGGCTTCTTAGCGGTTGGTTTACAGCTGTTCTTGGGCATTATTATCGGACTATCATCAGGTTACTTTGGTGGTCGAATTGATAGTTTCCTAATGCGGTTTGCTGATGTTCAGCTGTCATTTTCGACAATGATGGTCGCGATAATTGTCTCTGCGATTTTCAAGGCAAGTTTTGGTAGTGACTTTTATAGTCAATACGCAGTGCTAATGCTGGTGGTGATCATCGGTATTGCCGAGTGGCCTCAGTATGCTCGTACGATTCGTGCGTCGGTATTGGCTGAAAAAGAGAAAGAGTATGTAGAAGCGGCACGAGTGATGGGCTTTAAAGCGCCACGCATCATGTTCCGTCATATTTTGCCGAACTGTTTATCGCCAATTTTGGTTATTTCTACCGTACAAATAGCGAATGCCATCATGTCTGAGGCGGCATTGTCGTTCCTTGGTTTAGGCCTACCGGTTGATCAGCCTTCGCTTGGTGCGTTAATCAGCACAGGGTTTAACTACATCTTCTCAGGAGCGTGGTGGATCACCGCATTCCCAGGTGTACTTTTAGTTACCCTTGTGTTGGTAATAAACCTACTCGGTGACTGGTTGCGAGATGTATTCAACCCTAAGATCTATAAAGGGTAACTGAATAATTGGATTGTTAGCTAATTAATAATGAAAAGTAAGAGCCGTAAGATATTACGGCTCTTTTTTTGCATGTAATCTAGAGTATCGCATTATCGTCAAATCCTTGAATGTGATTGGTATGGACAAACAACGTTTCACTATCAATCAGCTAGAGTATGTATGGAGTTTAGAATGGCAAAAAAGCCACGTATTAAAAATAAAACCTACAGCCTAGGCTTAATAGTGGCCGCTTCGTTGAGTTTTCCCACTATTTCTCACGCAGAGACATTCTTATGTGATGGTACGCAAGCTGCCGCAAATCAGTTGCCACAGTTGAGCCAAAGTTGCCCAATAGGTAAAGGCTTATGGGGCAAGGCGTTGCCGAATAAAAACATTGAGGATCCAACGTTTTGGATTCAATGTGGGATGTTAGCCAGGACATTACCTCTCGCTACTGCGAAACCGCTTTACCAGAAAATATCTACGGACGTGTGGATGAAGCCCGAAGGGAATGGATATCGATGCCTGATTGGGCCTTACGATAACTTCCCGGATGCGAAGAAAGAGCTTTCGCAAGTCAGAAGCCTTAAAGCCTATAAAGAAGCCTTTATTCGAGTGGTTGATAAGTCAGCACCTCAAGCTAAACCGTCAGTAAAACCCGATCCAGCCGCGAAAAATAAAGCGCTTAAAGCTAAAGGTGCTAAAACAAAAGAGCCTAAAGCAAAAGCGTCACCGTCTGTGCGGAACACAATGAAACCTAAATCAACGCAGGTATTAGCGACATCTGATCTAACCACAAATACCGATATTTCCGTCCGAGTTCAAACGCAAGTAGACGGGCGAACTTATGTTGTGCCATATGTTTTGGATGATAATAACCAGTTCTATATGGAGCACAGCAAAGCATGGAACCGTTTAAGTTATGACAACGCAGGGGAAGTTTGTAGCGAACTTAAAATGCGTTTAGTAACAGAAGGTGAGTGGAAAAAATTACTGGCGACAAATGTGATGGAAAAAGACAGTTGGCCAATGCATCTGCCATATTGGGGCCATCAGAAGAAAGGATTATTCACCAACGGAAGAATCACCCAGCTAAAGGGGTCATCATTGCTGAACGTATTGTGTGTGAAGTAGTGTAGAGACAAGAAAAAGTGATAAAAAAGCCCCGCAATGCGGGGCTTCGTTTATCTGCAATTATTAGCTTTTGCTTACTCGTACGAGCTATCACCAATGTATTTAATATTCATATTGAATGATGGTAGCTGATCTGTCAGTCCCATTAAATGGATGCGGTGGGAGCTTGGGTTTGCAAAGTTAGTTTTGTAGTCAAAATCTAAGGTTACGTATTTATATTTTTCTGTATTAGTCCAACAATTATCACCCTCAGTGAAGCTTGCCCATTGCTCACCAAAGAACCCCGCATCAAATGAGTTTTGTAGATCAGCACACGTGATATCTCCATTTGGATTATCAATAAACAAATCAGCGTCTGCTATACCATCATTACCGCCATCACCTTTGTTTTGCATCTGTGGAGTGATGTATAGCTCAACATACTCACCATTGATAAACAATGTTGTTAATTGAGCTACGTTATCCCAACTTCCGGTCGATACTGAATTGAGGCGACTTTCAGTTTCTGCTTTAGAAGTCATTGCTTCAAATGTTCCGAAGTCATCACCCTCATCTTCTTTCTCCACACTCGTTACAGTAAATCGTGAAGAAGTACCAAGTTTAGATGTGTGTTTAACCTCTAGAGTCATTGGGGCATAGTCATCTTCTAGGATGGTGATAACGTCGCCTTCAATACTGTAAGTTGCGCTTGCTGTATCTGATACAGGTGCGCAGCTTGTATTGACATCACCACTGTAAGACTCGCTACCAAAATATACTTTACCGTCATTTAAGTAGAATGTTTCACAGCGGTTCAACTTAACTTTATCATCAGACTCTGGGGTTTCGACGAAATATAATGGTTTACCTACTAGAGGGTGAAGATCGGGATCGACAGGTGGTGTCACCTCATCACTTGGTGCAACTGTTGGTAGCGAGAAGCTAACTGGTTCTGAAATAATTTCACCATCGTTATCTACATTTACACCTGCCATCATAATAAAGTGGCCATTTGTGACAGCTTTGGTTGGTGTACCTGAGAGTTTAAGGTATACATCATTTTCGATCGCTACTTTAACGCCGGGAATGCTTGTCGCGCCTTCTTGATCGTTTTCTAGGCCAACATAGTATTCTACTGAACCTGAGACATAGTCATCTTCAAATAACTCGTCAATCGCAATGCTATGAACATCGATCTCTTCACCAACTTTCATATTAGAGAGAAGTTGAGTGATGTACTTTTGTAATTCTGCAACTTCTTCTGGATCGGCTTTAATATTTTGCTCTTGGATTTCAGGAAGTGTGAATGTAACGTAAGTTGTATTCACGCCATCGTAAGCCGTAATGGTTACACTCTCACCAGCGGGATAAGCGTAAGTTGGAGCCTTTAATAGTTGAAGAGTTGCGTCTGCACCAACTTGGCTTTGATCGTCGATAAATATTTCAAGTCCATTCACAGATGTGTAAGCATCATATGCTAGTACGTCTTTATCATTAAATAGATCACTGATAATCACATAATCAAGTGAAGGAGCGACACCTTGAGCGAGTTCAAGTTCATCAAACCAAGATTGGATTTCTATTTTTTTATCAGCAATAACGCTTGGAGCGTCATTTTCTAGATCAACTTCTAACTCAAGTGTTGTTGTTGCAGAGCCAACAACTTTGTTTGTAGAATCTTTATCTTCCGCCGCTAGTGTAACGATGTAAGTATCACGGATAAGTGATGGCGTACCTGTAACGACTAGGTCACCGCCATTCACGGCAGTCAAAGTTACGCCCGTAATGATTTCTTGCATCTTAGTTGTGATTGATGCGTTGATTACGATGTCGTTGTTATCTGCGTCGCTAAATAGCGCTGTTTCTTCAAAAGAAAGCGGTAAAGAAATATCCAGATCTTCGTGAGTCGTTAGCTCTAATTTATCAGCTTGCGCGTTTAGATGATCTTTAGCATCTTTGCTTACGACAAGCTTAGTGTTAATTACTGGCTCTGTTGTTGGGTTACCATCAACAATCGGTTTGAAGTTTTCGTCGTCGATCTTATCTAAGTTATCTTCTACAACTTCAGTCGCTTCTTCTGCAACACCTGTTGGGTTAGCCTCATAACCAGCAGGGTCGTTAGCTTTAGATTCTGTTAGGATTTGAGCGGTTTTATGAAGCTCTGCATTATCATTGGCAATGACGTCTCCGAAGGCATCTTCGCTGTTTTCGGGTAAACCTAATGATACGTTGACGGTTTTCTTAGCTTCGGTAATGTCAGCGTCAGTTGGGTTAGCTCCTGCTTCAAGTACCACTAGATCCGTTAAAGGAGATATGACATCTTCACCAGGCAAAGTTCTGAATACGACTTCATGTTCCATTGCTTGAGTTGGGTGATCCATGTCTATGGTGTATTTACCAGCAAACAGTTGTGGGTTACTTGCGATAAGCGCTGCTTGTTTTGCGCCACCAGGCGTTAATGTTTGCAAAGCTAAGCTAGTCACAGAGCGGAATTCGTCGTCAGATAGGCTTAGCTTACCTTCAGAGTCTGTTAGCCCTAAGATGATGTCTGAATTGATGTCCAAAACGCCATTTTTGTTTTTATCATCAAACACAACCGCTTGGTTAAAGTAACCATCAAAACCTGTAATCGTTACACCATTAGGCGCTGCGCCATCTGAACTGCTCGAACCGCCACCACAACCTGTTAGTGCCACTGCTACTGACGCTGCTAGCAAAGTAATCTTCTTCATTATTTATCCTTTGTTATTTAAGGTGTGGATGACCCACAGTTCCTTGTTTACCACTGATTATTTTTTTAAGCCGATATTAGAATCTTTAAGGCATGTTTTTTACGAGTTTTCATAAGTAATAACAAGACACGGAAAGCATGAAAAAAACCGTAAACTTTTTTACGTTTTTCTTTTATTTAAGACAATCGATCTATTTATTTCTGGTTGGAGAGTGGTAGACAAAATTCATTTTTAGTTCCTCATACAAATGTGCGTACTCAGGTTTTGGTCTAAAAATATAGCTGTATACGTTGCCATCAATGAACTCATCATAGGGACTGTATGTGAGATCAGTGAAAAGTGAAAAACGCTGATTTGAAGGGAACTCACCACAATGAAAAGAGTACGTATTCTCGGGGTGAGTGCTTGAGGATACGATATCAATGTCGTAATTACCTTTTCCTGCCATCACTGAAGATTGGAAAAATGGGCCTACATATTGGCAATTGAGGCTGATATCGTAACCGTGAATATTAAGGTCGGAATCCATAAACTCACCATTGCTACCAATATTCTCTCGCTGGTAAATGTAGTTACCTGCATAAACAAGGAGATACTCTTGTTTTGGTGTCAGAATAAGATAATCAAAAGTGGCTGATTGGTATTCATATTGGCCTGTATGAATGTTTATTTTTGCTTCCATTGCCGCTTTGCTTTTCTGTAAGGTGTAGCTTTCGTATTTTTCACCATCATAAATTGTGGTGAAATAGTTCGTCACACCTTTTTGTTGTACCGATGAGTACTCTTTCTTTAAATCCCATACCTGCTGAGCATGAAAGCTAGACTCGTTACTGCTTATAATGAGTTGGTTTCCGTTTATTTGATAATGCCCAATGTCACGCAGTTGATTTTCATTGGGGCAGGAAGTTTTGGCCGTTGATTTGGCGTAATAAACAACATCATTAATGAATTTGAATGCCTCACAGAAAACCACCTCATAGTTGTAACTGACTCCTGCGTGCTGTTTGGCTGACTCTAAGCGATAAACCATGTCACCAATGAGCGGATGTTCTTGTTCTTCTGTTGATGCTTCTACTTCTGGTAGTGAGAAATGTGCCGAAACCCACGCTTGCTGATCATCACCATGGTAACTGTCCCTTACTGATACCGTTAGGCGAGAACGTTCAGTTTGTAATTCGGGTGTCCCCTGAATGAGTAAAGCGCCGTTATTGGATATAGAGAGCCCTGTCGCTCTGAGGTCGATACGAGTAGTCAAAAAATCATCATCAGGATCGGAAAACAGCTGATTTAGGTTCAACTCATAGCTGATAGGGCTACCTTGAGTTAGTTGCCATGAATACATGACCGTTTGTAGCTGTTGATGAATTTGCTGGTTGAGCTCCGGTTTTCTGTTTTGTCCTGTACCGTCATTGTTATCATCGGTACTGACTATTACCGTCGTACTGTTTGGTTCAAAGGCGTCTAACAACGCTTGTTCAGAGTTTTTTTGTTCTTGGTTTAACGGTGAAGCATGAACATTCGCAGCATCGAACTTTTCGGTAAGTGGAATGTTTTTTGGATTCTTTTTCACCATATTCAAGGTAGCGTTTGAAACCTCGGGGTGAGGTGGTTCAAGGTTTGAATTCGCACTCTGAGGCTGTTTTGATCGTTCACTCAGAGTTGCTGTTAACTCTTCACTATAGGTCGATGAGATCCATAACCAAGCGGCACTCCCGAATAAAGTGACACATAATAGAAGCCGACGTTTGTTCATTGTTATTAACGCTCTAAATTGAATAATGATTAAGCCATGCGTGACTGTAGCCAACAGCGCGAAAATTTTAGGTCTTTTTCGATTAAGCTATCGCTGCATTCGAGTAGTTGGCTGATCTCTTGATTTCTCATACCCATCAAATATTTCAGCTTTAACGCATTGGATTGTCTAGGGTACTGAACACTAAACCGATCCAGCGCTTTATCGACAATAATCAGTTGTTCGAATTTATCGTCATGCAAATTCGGAATGGACGTCAGCTGTTGGCGTTTTTTCGCTTGGAGCGAACGTGCGTTATCGATCAATATTTGGCGCATAACTTTCGCGGCCATCAGAAAAAATTCACGCTTGTTTGATACATCGCTGAGATCTGAGTGGCTCATTTTTAAATACGCATCATGTATGAGGGCGGTTGTGCTATTCACGCTGTCGGCAAGCACTTCGTTATCAATGCCATGTTTTACTGCGCTTCTGTCACGCTCTTGTTGGGCGATGTTTCTGAGTTGCAAATAGGCAAATTGATAGAGTTCACTTTCAGCTTGTTTGTTGCCAGATTGCCACTGTTGGATAATTTGGGTCAGTGAGTTTGCCATTATGCTGCTCCTGCAATTTTTTTGAACTCGGAGATTTTGAACGTCTCTAATTGCTCTGAGCCGTCTTGTTGTATTCTTTTTTCTTGTCTATAGCGATAAAGCACACCTTGATCCCAACTTTCCCCAGCAGGTAAATATTCCCAAGTGGTGTATTGAGGTTGGGAGTCTTTGTTGTACCAACGAACTAATATATTCATTTGAGCGAGAGTCGCTGAACCCTGTGAGCTTTCTAGCCACCACATATCTGGATATTGGTCAGTGACGTCGATGCTGTACTGGCTAATATCTGTTGGGCAATCTGTATTTTCTTTTTCGGTTAGGAATATTTGACGCTGTTTTATAAGTAAACATTGTTGAGTCGTGTTATCGCTAAGGTATTGCGTTTTTTGCCAAATACCTTGGTAAGAGATGTTGTTACCTTTGATTTCTGGGTAGGTAAACCAAAGCATTTCAGTTTGATTATTATGCTGTATCTTTTCAGTCGGACCTAGCCCTTGGACTTTCTCCATTAATAGTTGGGTGCTTGGGTCAAAACTTAAGGCAACTGTCCGATATTTCCACTTTCCTTCATCGCTATAGTTTTCGATTGAAAAGCCGTTGAGATCATTACGAGTACAACCATCTTGAGCGCATCCGACTAAGCCCTGTTGTTGAGCGAAGTTACCGATAGGCTCGATTACGATCTCTTTGTATTGTTTATTGAGATCTAAATAACAGCCATTAAAGTAGTCACCAACGCTAGGATATTGGATCATACTGTCATTCGTGATTTGGTAAGACATGTTGCCGAAAGGCGGGGTGTATTTAGGATGTTTTCGATAACGTAAATCATAAGCACATAACTTACCTGACCAATCTTTTTTCTTGATGATGATATTACTTAGGCGAGTATTGAGTGGCTGATAGATAACATCATCAGAAGTGAAGTTCTTCTGAATGTACTCTTGGCTTTGATTAAGGTGCTCAACGGCGGTTTTTACGCTAACCAGTGGAATACCGAGATCTTGGCTTGAACGGTTTAAGAAGCTTAAATCAATATTTTTAAGCTTCTGCTGAAAGTTTGGATCGGATAATAAGCGACTAGCAAGCACAATCTCTTCTTGATTCAATGGCGTGCTATCCAGTGAGAGAAGCAAGCGTGTGATATTGATACTACGGCTTGGTTGAGTCGTCGCAAGACTAGGGGTGATGATTTTCTGGCTAGATAACGTAGTCAGCAAATAACTTGATTCATCACTCCCTAAAAAGAAGCTCACCACATCACTTGGGTTATATTGGTATTTCCCTTTGTTGGTGACTCCAGTTAGCCCTGAGCTGGTTTGGTAGTACAAACCACTAACCGGAGCATCGATAAAATACCCCGTACTAGGGATTGATTGAGCGTGGGTAATACCACTAAAAAGTGTGATACACGCGCCGAGCAAAGCCATACTCTTCATGTTTATTCTCTTCTACGTTGTTTTATTTTTTTGTGCAATTTGGCGCGCAATTGAGGCTGCTCTTTTTAGGGACCGGCGTCATCATGGCTAATAGCATCTTTTGTTTTATGTGTTGAGGTAAGTTGGGGTTTGCAAGGATCCTTCGTCTCGTGAGTTCAAGCATCGTCTGTACGGACATCTGTGCATTCACATCCCCTTTGCTATGAAACATTAAACTGGCCACTTCAAACATCATCTCTTCAGCGACCTGTTTTTCTTGTTCTAACTGGTGGTTTTTTTGAATCAGAGTGATCGAAAAAGCCGCGGCAGATATTATTAATAACCCCCCAAGCATCATTTGAATTGGCTTACGCTGAAATAGCCTTAGAGTGCTATAAAACGGCATATTTTGTTTTATGGAAATAGGCTGATGCGTGAGAATGTTTTTTATATCATAACGCAGCTTTTCGACAGATTTGTACCTCTGCTCTGGCTGCTCTTGAGTCGCTTTTTGAATGATACAGAAAACATCAGATCGCGGATGTTCATCTGGAAACATTAGCGACAGTATTTTCCCCAGCGAATAGACATCGCTTTGGTTCGTCAAATAATCACCAGCCATCTGCTCTGGACTGGCATAGTGCTCACTGTACGCAAGTAGAAGATCACTGTGACTGTCATTGGTGGCCACTTTTTGAGTAATGTTGAAATCTAAAAGCTTTGGGTTTCCATCGCTATCAACAAGGATGTTCTCTGGCTTTAAATCAGCATGGAGTATATGTTGCTGGTGGGCGTGCTCAATGGCTTGGCAAATTTGAGTAAAAAGCAGCAACTTTCTTTTTTTAGACAGTTTATTTCTTTCCAAGTGCGCATTCAGTGTGTCACCAATAACCCGTTCCATGATGATATAGAGATAGCCTTGGTGTTCACCGCCATCAAATACTTTTGCCACGTAAGGATGATTGAGCCTTGCGAGTAGTTGTGCTTCATCAAACAGTGCTCTTCTGCCTAAGATGTCAGTCAACCCTGCTTGAATAAACTTAATGGCTAACTGTTGCTCAAAAGTATGATCTGCTCTCTCTGCTGCATAGACAATCCCCATCCCCCCTCGACCTATCTCTTGACGAAGTTGGTATTTACCGATGATTTGATCGGAGAAATTGAACTCTTGTTTGATTGCTTGTTGCGCGTGGAAGCCGAGCAACTGAGTGAGTGGCTCTGAAGGGACCGTTTTAAGTAAAGGTTGTAACTGCCTATATAGATTGGGTTGATGAATCTTAAGAGTAAATAACTGCTTTTCTCTTTCGACTTCATCAAGATCTAACAGATTGTAGAAAACTTGAGTTGAACTGGAACCTAGCTGCACGACGACTATTATTTTTTTATTTTGTTTGGCTAAGTTTATAATATATTTTAGAAAAATATATTAATTTCGAATGGCAAAGCGGCTCTCAATAAGCGTTAGGTAACAAAATAAAAAAAAAGGTCAGTAATTACTGACCTTTTTCTCAATATTAGCGCCTAACGCATGGTAACGAATTCCTCACTACCCGTAGGGTGAATTGCGACAACTGAATCGAAATCAGCTTTAGTTGCGCCCATTTTCATTGCGACAGCAAAGCCTTGAATCATCTCATCAACAGTAAAACCGATGCCATGTAGGCCGACAACTTTCTCGTCGTCACCTGCACAAATTAGCTTCATCTTACAAGGCTGACGGTGTTTAGTTACCGCTGTGTACATAGCCGTGAAGCCAGAGGTGTATACCTTGATGTTGTCTTTGCCGTACTTCTCTTCCGCTTCTTGAGTCGTTAGGCCGATCGTACCGATTGGTGGGTGGCTGAATACCACCGTTGGTACCAACTCGTAGTCCATCTTAGCGTTTGTTTTACCGTTAAATAGGCGCTCAGAAAGTTGGCGACCTGCTTTAACGGCAACTGGTGTTAGCTCAATACCACCTTCCATGATGTCACCGACACAGTAGATGCCTTTCACGTTCGTTTCTTGGTATTCGTCTACTTTGATGTAACCACGATCGTTAGTTTCAA
It encodes:
- a CDS encoding ABC transporter permease; this encodes MFTFLVKRLFQALIVMFVISLVAFSIQDNLGDPLRELVGQSVSESERQALRDELGLNDPFITKYTRFIGAAVQGDLGTSYFFKRPAVDVILDKLVATLELVFGAALIIVFLSIPLGVYTAIHPKSFFTKVVMAGSSIGISVPVFLTAIMLMYVFSIELGWLPSFGRGETYNLLGWESGFFSLDGLAHLVLPCIALASIMLPLFIRLVRSEMLEVLSSEYIKFAKAKGLALNKIYYQHALKNTLLPVLTVGGVQIGTMVAYTILTETVFQWPGTGFLFLEAINRVDTPLITAYVIFVGLIFVVTNTIVDLLYGIINPTVNLTGKGA
- a CDS encoding ABC transporter permease, yielding MSNTQTAVAPSTWERFKQSDFLYYFLRDKVAMFSFAIFSIFLIMALAAPLVAPMDPYDVTSIDIMDSELPPSWMEEGDERFLLGTDEQGRDILSTMLYGSRLSLTIGFLAVGLQLFLGIIIGLSSGYFGGRIDSFLMRFADVQLSFSTMMVAIIVSAIFKASFGSDFYSQYAVLMLVVIIGIAEWPQYARTIRASVLAEKEKEYVEAARVMGFKAPRIMFRHILPNCLSPILVISTVQIANAIMSEAALSFLGLGLPVDQPSLGALISTGFNYIFSGAWWITAFPGVLLVTLVLVINLLGDWLRDVFNPKIYKG
- a CDS encoding SPOR domain-containing protein, with translation MEFRMAKKPRIKNKTYSLGLIVAASLSFPTISHAETFLCDGTQAAANQLPQLSQSCPIGKGLWGKALPNKNIEDPTFWIQCGMLARTLPLATAKPLYQKISTDVWMKPEGNGYRCLIGPYDNFPDAKKELSQVRSLKAYKEAFIRVVDKSAPQAKPSVKPDPAAKNKALKAKGAKTKEPKAKASPSVRNTMKPKSTQVLATSDLTTNTDISVRVQTQVDGRTYVVPYVLDDNNQFYMEHSKAWNRLSYDNAGEVCSELKMRLVTEGEWKKLLATNVMEKDSWPMHLPYWGHQKKGLFTNGRITQLKGSSLLNVLCVK
- a CDS encoding sigma-70 family RNA polymerase sigma factor; translation: MANSLTQIIQQWQSGNKQAESELYQFAYLQLRNIAQQERDRSAVKHGIDNEVLADSVNSTTALIHDAYLKMSHSDLSDVSNKREFFLMAAKVMRQILIDNARSLQAKKRQQLTSIPNLHDDKFEQLIIVDKALDRFSVQYPRQSNALKLKYLMGMRNQEISQLLECSDSLIEKDLKFSRCWLQSRMA
- a CDS encoding chromosome partitioning protein ParA, whose protein sequence is MKSMALLGACITLFSGITHAQSIPSTGYFIDAPVSGLYYQTSSGLTGVTNKGKYQYNPSDVVSFFLGSDESSYLLTTLSSQKIITPSLATTQPSRSINITRLLLSLDSTPLNQEEIVLASRLLSDPNFQQKLKNIDLSFLNRSSQDLGIPLVSVKTAVEHLNQSQEYIQKNFTSDDVIYQPLNTRLSNIIIKKKDWSGKLCAYDLRYRKHPKYTPPFGNMSYQITNDSMIQYPSVGDYFNGCYLDLNKQYKEIVIEPIGNFAQQQGLVGCAQDGCTRNDLNGFSIENYSDEGKWKYRTVALSFDPSTQLLMEKVQGLGPTEKIQHNNQTEMLWFTYPEIKGNNISYQGIWQKTQYLSDNTTQQCLLIKQRQIFLTEKENTDCPTDISQYSIDVTDQYPDMWWLESSQGSATLAQMNILVRWYNKDSQPQYTTWEYLPAGESWDQGVLYRYRQEKRIQQDGSEQLETFKISEFKKIAGAA
- a CDS encoding serine/threonine protein kinase translates to MQLGSSSTQVFYNLLDLDEVEREKQLFTLKIHQPNLYRQLQPLLKTVPSEPLTQLLGFHAQQAIKQEFNFSDQIIGKYQLRQEIGRGGMGIVYAAERADHTFEQQLAIKFIQAGLTDILGRRALFDEAQLLARLNHPYVAKVFDGGEHQGYLYIIMERVIGDTLNAHLERNKLSKKRKLLLFTQICQAIEHAHQQHILHADLKPENILVDSDGNPKLLDFNITQKVATNDSHSDLLLAYSEHYASPEQMAGDYLTNQSDVYSLGKILSLMFPDEHPRSDVFCIIQKATQEQPEQRYKSVEKLRYDIKNILTHQPISIKQNMPFYSTLRLFQRKPIQMMLGGLLIISAAAFSITLIQKNHQLEQEKQVAEEMMFEVASLMFHSKGDVNAQMSVQTMLELTRRRILANPNLPQHIKQKMLLAMMTPVPKKSSLNCAPNCTKK